Proteins encoded within one genomic window of Lactococcus garvieae:
- the radA gene encoding DNA repair protein RadA codes for MAKKKSTFLCQECGYKSVKKLGRCPNCGAWGSFVEEVAVQEVKNQRVSLTGEHSKPMKLDQVELFDTPRVETDLGEFNRVLGGGVVPGSLVLIGGDPGIGKSTLLLQVSTQLASRGRVLYVSGEESAQQIKLRAERLGDIDTDFYLYAETNMQSIRNEVERLQPDFLIVDSIQTIMTPEIQSTQGSVSQVREVTGELMQLAKTNDIATFIVGHVTKEGQLAGPRMLEHMVDTVLYFEGERQNTFRILRAVKNRFGSTNEIGIFEMQGTGLVEVTNPSEVFLEERLEGSTGSAIVCALEGTRPILVEIQALTTPTMFGNAKRTTSGLDFNRVSLIMAVLEKRAGFLLQQQDAYLKSAGGVKLDEPAIDLAVAIAIASSYKEEPTDARECFIGEIGLTGEIRRVTRMEQRLNEASKLGFKKVYAPKNSLAGVDIPDNLKVIGVTTLSECLKKVFG; via the coding sequence ATAGCTAAGAAAAAATCAACATTTCTCTGTCAAGAGTGTGGCTACAAATCTGTCAAAAAACTGGGACGGTGTCCCAACTGTGGTGCTTGGGGTTCCTTTGTCGAAGAAGTTGCGGTGCAGGAAGTTAAAAATCAGAGAGTAAGTCTTACGGGTGAGCATTCAAAACCGATGAAGCTTGATCAAGTTGAGCTTTTTGATACGCCTCGCGTGGAGACTGATTTGGGTGAATTTAATAGAGTATTGGGCGGAGGTGTTGTGCCCGGGAGCTTGGTACTCATCGGAGGAGATCCCGGAATCGGTAAATCCACGCTTTTACTCCAAGTCTCAACGCAACTGGCTTCTCGAGGACGGGTCCTCTATGTAAGTGGTGAAGAGTCCGCTCAACAAATTAAGCTTCGCGCAGAACGTTTGGGCGATATTGACACGGATTTCTATCTTTATGCGGAAACAAATATGCAAAGTATTCGCAATGAGGTTGAACGCTTGCAACCCGATTTTTTGATTGTTGACTCGATTCAAACAATCATGACACCTGAAATTCAAAGCACACAAGGTTCAGTGAGCCAAGTCCGTGAAGTCACGGGAGAACTCATGCAGCTGGCTAAAACAAATGATATTGCAACCTTTATTGTTGGACATGTGACAAAAGAAGGGCAGCTTGCAGGGCCTCGAATGTTAGAGCATATGGTAGATACTGTGTTGTATTTTGAGGGAGAACGACAAAATACTTTTCGGATTTTACGCGCTGTTAAAAATCGTTTTGGTTCGACGAATGAAATAGGGATTTTTGAAATGCAGGGCACAGGTTTAGTCGAAGTAACCAATCCCAGTGAGGTCTTTTTAGAAGAACGGTTGGAAGGTTCCACAGGTTCAGCCATCGTTTGTGCACTAGAAGGAACACGTCCGATTTTAGTTGAGATACAGGCCTTGACAACACCTACCATGTTTGGAAATGCTAAAAGAACGACTTCTGGTTTGGACTTCAATCGCGTAAGTTTGATTATGGCGGTACTTGAAAAACGTGCAGGCTTTCTTTTACAGCAACAAGATGCCTATTTAAAATCAGCAGGGGGTGTTAAACTGGATGAGCCTGCTATTGACTTAGCTGTAGCAATTGCGATTGCTTCAAGCTACAAAGAAGAGCCCACAGATGCGCGTGAGTGTTTTATTGGTGAAATTGGCCTTACTGGGGAGATACGTCGTGTAACGCGTATGGAACAGCGTTTAAATGAAGCCAGTAAGTTAGGATTTAAAAAAGTTTATGCGCCTAAAAATAGTTTGGCGGGTGTCGATATCCCAGATAATTTAAAAGTTATTGGTGTAACGACTCTGTCAGAATGTTTGAAAAAAGTATTTGGATAA
- a CDS encoding PIN/TRAM domain-containing protein codes for MRRWIIHVLMGIVGASLGITTLPWVWHLFGQEKNAFNQEIVNGLIGAIIFVILSFFMSNLLMRGLRKLDQKITRVNISKMVFNFIGAILGLTVGVLLTIPLSLLGVPVLSNIISFVVIIGLLYLGYTVFDKRGDEIFKTVFRKRKEVAVDKAAAKEEKVPQHAMLLDTSSVIDGRILDVLKTGFISDKVIVPNFVLLELQLISDSADPLKRAKGRRGLDLVNSLKEFENVEISMKDYKDIREVDTKLLRYASEIGAKLVTNDFNLNKVAEIQGVIVLNINDLANAVKTQLVVGEQIEVTIIREGSERQQGVAYLPDGTMIVIEDTAKMIDKKVLVEVAKVLQTSAGRMIFAELVNSK; via the coding sequence ATGCGTCGTTGGATAATTCATGTTCTCATGGGTATTGTTGGTGCCTCTTTGGGTATCACAACTCTCCCATGGGTTTGGCATCTCTTTGGACAAGAGAAAAATGCTTTTAATCAGGAAATTGTAAATGGTTTAATTGGAGCAATTATTTTTGTTATTCTTTCATTTTTTATGTCCAATTTACTGATGAGAGGCTTGAGAAAACTTGACCAAAAAATCACTAGAGTTAATATTTCAAAAATGGTCTTCAATTTTATTGGTGCCATTTTAGGCTTAACTGTTGGTGTCTTACTGACAATTCCCTTATCATTATTAGGGGTGCCTGTACTCAGCAATATTATTTCGTTTGTGGTAATTATTGGTCTCCTCTATTTGGGTTACACCGTCTTTGACAAGCGAGGCGATGAGATCTTTAAGACAGTTTTTCGCAAGCGCAAAGAAGTTGCAGTCGACAAAGCCGCTGCTAAAGAAGAAAAAGTGCCACAGCACGCGATGCTTTTGGATACCAGCTCAGTCATTGATGGGCGTATATTGGATGTGCTTAAGACAGGATTTATTAGTGATAAAGTTATTGTCCCTAATTTTGTTTTATTAGAATTGCAGCTGATTTCGGATAGTGCTGACCCCCTTAAGCGTGCTAAAGGGCGTCGAGGTCTCGATTTAGTGAATTCCTTGAAAGAATTTGAGAATGTCGAGATTTCAATGAAGGATTATAAAGATATCCGCGAAGTTGATACTAAACTGTTGCGCTATGCGAGTGAAATTGGTGCCAAATTAGTCACTAATGATTTCAACCTCAATAAAGTGGCAGAAATTCAAGGTGTCATTGTCTTGAATATTAATGACTTGGCAAATGCAGTGAAAACACAGCTCGTCGTTGGCGAACAAATCGAAGTAACTATTATACGTGAAGGATCTGAGCGCCAACAAGGTGTAGCTTATCTTCCAGATGGCACGATGATTGTTATTGAAGACACAGCTAAGATGATTGACAAAAAAGTCTTAGTGGAGGTTGCCAAAGTTCTACAAACCAGTGCAGGCCGTATGATTTTTGCTGAGCTCGTTAATTCAAAATAA
- a CDS encoding pyridoxamine 5'-phosphate oxidase family protein, translating to MYLKRFVQLFLIYVLAALVLIGIFATDFLQNKTLTFLVALLISYAVLTLPLVLLTVLKSNKKANIVGGKHQAGEVSRILKRLPGYLALTCQSTDGKSSTTIMSFVQSANEENIWYMVADKKASKVRSIQENPQVSLTTWFDNLEKGERLSTNHVTAEVLQGELAKKLVKQESSILDLHENATNMAIIKLTIHSLVHENFKDEARIIDFN from the coding sequence ATGTATCTCAAGCGATTTGTGCAACTTTTTCTGATTTATGTATTAGCAGCTTTAGTTTTAATAGGAATTTTTGCTACTGATTTTTTACAGAATAAAACCTTGACTTTTCTTGTCGCCCTTTTAATTTCTTATGCTGTATTGACTCTGCCCTTGGTCTTACTAACTGTACTGAAGAGTAACAAAAAAGCCAATATTGTTGGCGGGAAACATCAAGCTGGAGAAGTGAGTCGTATACTCAAACGACTTCCTGGTTATCTCGCTTTGACTTGTCAGTCAACAGATGGAAAATCCTCTACTACTATCATGAGTTTTGTTCAATCTGCTAATGAAGAGAATATCTGGTATATGGTAGCTGATAAAAAAGCTAGTAAAGTGCGGAGTATACAAGAAAACCCACAAGTTTCATTGACGACATGGTTTGATAACTTGGAAAAAGGGGAGCGCCTATCTACTAACCATGTTACTGCAGAAGTTTTACAAGGAGAACTTGCAAAAAAACTTGTTAAACAAGAAAGTAGTATACTTGACCTCCATGAAAATGCAACAAATATGGCAATAATCAAGCTTACCATACATTCATTAGTACATGAAAATTTTAAAGATGAAGCCCGAATCATAGATTTTAATTGA